The proteins below come from a single Thalassotalea ponticola genomic window:
- a CDS encoding efflux RND transporter periplasmic adaptor subunit, whose amino-acid sequence MSTNKNTSAIKLLAAVAIGAALGAAGWHLLFADNTATDNSAGEEKEKKPLYWVAPMDSNYRRDKPGKSPMGMDLIPVYEEDNAGDDFGPGAVKIAPHVINNLGVRTALVEQNHIDMEIATVGYVKYDQDKMVHVHPRVDGWIEKLFVKAEGDPVKKDQALYSLYSPQLVNAQEELLLAIKRNNRNLIDAAKSRLEALQLSPQFIQRLERSGKAQQYITFYAPQDGVVDGLNVREGFYVTPTNTLLSIAQLDQVWVEAEVFERDAQLIAPGLSVSMTLDYLPGKTWQGVVDYIYPTLNRANRTLRLRLKFDNPQQLLKPNMFAQVTIDAKQHRASLLVPKQAVIRTGKQDRVVLALGDGQFKSVAVTLGRVSSEHIEILDGIEEGDEVVTSAQFLIDSESSKNSDFERMSVSEQPASVWMAGEVNNVMADHNMVNITHEAVAEWEWPEMTMDFMVGDSVDIDSLKAGQTLHFEVTKSDDGQYQVTGIHIMSEPSDAEETVSTATVKGMINAIDNQSRIVNISREAIEKWGRPAATMEFIVDDNIDLTAFAEGDEITFTFEVRDDFVIVDMSSATEQDEHMNHTEHMDHSQHH is encoded by the coding sequence ATGTCAACGAACAAAAACACCTCAGCGATAAAACTGCTTGCTGCCGTTGCAATCGGAGCGGCCCTTGGCGCAGCTGGCTGGCACCTTTTGTTCGCTGACAATACAGCGACCGATAACTCTGCTGGTGAAGAAAAAGAGAAAAAACCTTTGTACTGGGTTGCGCCTATGGATTCAAACTATCGCCGTGACAAACCTGGTAAATCGCCAATGGGTATGGATCTTATCCCGGTTTATGAGGAAGATAATGCCGGCGATGATTTCGGCCCTGGCGCTGTGAAAATAGCGCCTCATGTGATTAATAACCTTGGTGTGCGCACAGCGCTTGTTGAGCAAAACCACATCGACATGGAAATCGCCACGGTTGGTTATGTAAAGTACGACCAAGACAAAATGGTTCATGTTCATCCGCGTGTTGACGGTTGGATAGAAAAGTTGTTTGTAAAAGCCGAAGGCGACCCGGTCAAAAAAGATCAAGCGTTGTACAGCTTGTATTCACCGCAATTGGTGAATGCGCAAGAAGAATTGCTTCTCGCCATAAAACGCAATAACCGCAACTTAATTGATGCGGCAAAAAGTCGTTTAGAGGCATTGCAATTATCGCCACAGTTTATCCAGCGTCTCGAGCGCTCGGGCAAGGCGCAGCAATATATTACCTTTTATGCGCCACAAGATGGCGTTGTCGATGGCTTAAACGTCCGCGAGGGTTTTTATGTTACCCCGACCAATACCTTGTTGAGTATTGCCCAGCTTGACCAAGTCTGGGTAGAGGCGGAAGTGTTCGAACGCGATGCGCAACTCATCGCCCCTGGTTTATCGGTGTCGATGACCTTAGATTATTTACCCGGCAAAACTTGGCAAGGCGTGGTGGATTACATTTATCCTACGTTAAATCGCGCTAACCGCACCCTGCGGTTGCGCTTAAAGTTTGATAACCCACAGCAGCTACTCAAGCCCAATATGTTTGCTCAAGTCACTATTGATGCCAAACAACACCGCGCTAGCTTGCTAGTCCCTAAGCAAGCGGTGATCCGCACCGGTAAGCAAGACCGCGTTGTGCTGGCGTTAGGCGATGGCCAGTTTAAGTCGGTTGCGGTAACTCTTGGTCGAGTGAGCTCTGAGCATATTGAAATTCTCGATGGTATAGAAGAAGGTGATGAAGTGGTGACTTCGGCGCAGTTTTTGATTGATTCCGAATCAAGTAAAAACTCTGACTTTGAGCGCATGAGTGTTAGTGAGCAACCTGCATCGGTTTGGATGGCGGGGGAAGTGAATAATGTTATGGCCGATCACAATATGGTCAATATCACTCATGAAGCTGTAGCCGAATGGGAGTGGCCTGAAATGACCATGGACTTTATGGTCGGTGACAGCGTCGATATAGACAGTTTAAAGGCAGGGCAAACGCTGCACTTTGAAGTAACCAAAAGCGATGACGGTCAGTACCAAGTCACGGGCATTCACATTATGTCAGAGCCTTCGGACGCAGAAGAAACAGTCTCAACGGCGACCGTAAAAGGGATGATCAATGCTATTGATAACCAATCTCGGATAGTCAATATCAGCCGTGAGGCGATCGAAAAATGGGGACGACCAGCGGCAACCATGGAGTTTATCGTCGATGATAACATCGATTTAACGGCGTTTGCTGAAGGCGATGAAATCACCTTTACCTTTGAAGTAAGAGACGATTTTGTCATTGTCGACATGAGCAGTGCAACTGAGCAAGATGAACATATGAACCATACGGAACATATGGATCACAGCCAGCACCATTAA
- a CDS encoding 2Fe-2S iron-sulfur cluster-binding protein, with protein MSLIKSTKTVHKWLSLVVGVQLIIWLATGVYFNLSDHHKAGGHEYRAHSHSEQRLSAFELTPITAIASKQPISVKLIWVLERPYYYFVYQMGEHNYQKKHAELFDAVTGEPFSLSASQALMIAQQSYSGPGQLNQAELVQPPFDDYVAQQNPLWKVDVADDNNTTIYLDAVTGQVLRHANDDFRLNDLMLKLHFMDYGNSGGFNHWLIICFAIFTLLLSITGGIWLIQQYQNGLLKLSWSRNFQTVSVTFAGTGTRCDISANESDSILEGLASSRVHLPSSCGGGGTCGKCLFKSVKPLPITSAETEQLSEQQLAQGYRLGCQHKIAEIDEVEAISSSDVGAHELMVVSSTFITPFIKELKCKVKSGKPLTFKAGAYMEFDIPAGTNQLRPTDMPKAFEKYWRQYAPTTFSHDGGSRHYSLVNFDQETDQLTFNIRWQISEDGHRAGVGSSYLAALEVGDTVIAKGPYSDFFATSNQASDQQRRIFIGAGSGLAPLRAIIFEQLKKYHCQQPMMLIYGARTEDDLLYHTELEELDEHYDNFTYIPTLSLASSQWQGHRGYVQKVLAAQLNEAMDLDTSEFYLCGPIAMMKEVETMLLDIGVPERLIFKDRFSR; from the coding sequence ATGTCGTTAATTAAATCAACCAAAACTGTTCATAAATGGCTTTCATTAGTCGTTGGTGTGCAACTGATCATTTGGTTGGCAACCGGTGTTTATTTTAATTTGAGCGATCACCATAAAGCCGGTGGGCACGAATACCGCGCTCATTCACACAGTGAACAACGCTTATCAGCGTTTGAATTAACGCCGATAACCGCAATAGCAAGCAAACAACCTATCAGCGTAAAACTGATATGGGTACTGGAACGTCCATACTATTACTTTGTTTACCAAATGGGAGAGCACAACTATCAGAAAAAACACGCTGAATTATTCGATGCCGTGACAGGAGAGCCATTTAGTTTATCTGCCTCTCAGGCGCTAATGATTGCTCAGCAGTCGTATTCTGGTCCAGGTCAGCTGAACCAAGCTGAATTGGTCCAGCCTCCATTTGACGATTATGTGGCGCAGCAAAATCCGCTGTGGAAAGTTGACGTAGCAGATGACAACAACACAACCATCTATTTAGATGCGGTTACAGGGCAAGTGCTTCGTCATGCCAATGACGACTTTCGGCTTAACGATTTAATGTTGAAACTGCACTTCATGGATTATGGCAATTCTGGCGGTTTTAATCATTGGCTGATAATCTGTTTTGCCATTTTTACCTTATTGTTATCGATTACCGGGGGAATTTGGTTAATTCAACAATACCAAAATGGGTTACTAAAACTGAGTTGGAGTCGAAACTTTCAAACCGTTTCGGTGACGTTTGCTGGTACTGGAACACGCTGCGATATTTCAGCCAATGAAAGTGATTCTATCTTAGAAGGGTTAGCCAGTTCTCGCGTTCATTTGCCGTCGAGCTGCGGCGGTGGAGGAACGTGTGGAAAATGTTTGTTTAAGAGTGTCAAACCATTACCGATAACCTCAGCAGAAACAGAACAATTATCAGAGCAGCAACTCGCTCAGGGGTATCGACTCGGCTGTCAGCATAAAATTGCCGAAATCGACGAAGTAGAAGCTATCTCTAGCAGTGACGTAGGTGCGCACGAATTAATGGTTGTGTCGTCAACATTTATCACCCCGTTTATCAAAGAATTGAAATGTAAAGTTAAGTCGGGTAAGCCACTAACGTTTAAGGCTGGTGCCTATATGGAGTTTGATATACCAGCGGGTACGAATCAGTTACGCCCTACCGACATGCCCAAAGCGTTTGAAAAGTACTGGCGCCAATACGCACCGACAACCTTCAGCCACGACGGCGGAAGTCGTCATTATTCGCTAGTAAACTTTGATCAAGAAACGGATCAGTTAACTTTTAATATACGCTGGCAAATTAGCGAAGATGGGCACAGAGCTGGAGTTGGTTCTTCTTATTTGGCGGCACTTGAAGTGGGAGATACGGTCATAGCAAAAGGGCCTTACTCTGACTTTTTTGCCACGTCAAATCAAGCATCTGATCAGCAGCGACGCATATTTATCGGTGCTGGATCTGGGCTAGCGCCACTGAGAGCAATTATTTTTGAGCAACTGAAAAAATACCACTGTCAACAACCGATGATGCTGATCTATGGTGCTAGAACGGAAGATGATTTGCTCTACCACACAGAGCTAGAAGAACTCGATGAGCACTACGACAATTTTACTTATATTCCCACCTTATCGTTAGCGTCATCGCAGTGGCAAGGCCATCGGGGGTACGTACAAAAAGTCTTGGCAGCGCAACTCAATGAAGCGATGGACCTGGATACCAGCGAATTTTATCTGTGTGGTCCAATCGCCATGATGAAAGAGGTTGAAACGATGCTCCTCGATATTGGTGTGCCTGAGCGGCTGATATTCAAAGATAGATTTAGTCGTTAA